One Hyla sarda isolate aHylSar1 chromosome 1 unlocalized genomic scaffold, aHylSar1.hap1 SUPER_1_unloc_20, whole genome shotgun sequence genomic window carries:
- the LOC130298101 gene encoding DNA damage-regulated autophagy modulator protein 1-like, whose product MELKGLGFVPLLLAFWCAAWLATSYIVTVVLGHAASPLMHISDVGNFFPENILLRIGFIGTSIGTLVLTFLIYKYMVMHTEEFRGHQVLIQRILLAIVWASCFGTAVMHVLSPEEYPRIHFVSTIISITCEALYYLGQSIQMYKLPGANKVIHHSRCTCCGLTFTCAIFYFGYKTLQELFYDDEDWDEIREITTIIIEWVMLLLILINIVTYYSTMQRLMLTVSRNSCRLSLRVRIDDFGV is encoded by the exons atggagctaaaaggtttggggttcgtcccccttctgttggcgttttggtgtgcggcctggcttgccaccagctacatcgtgacggtcgtcctcggccatgccgcctcgccactgatgcacatcag tgacgtgggaaatttctttcccgaaaacatattattgagaattggtttcatagggacgtccattggcactttggtactaacctttcttatttataagtatatggttatgcatactgaagagttcaggggtcatcaggtcctgatccagaggatcctgctcgccattgtgtgggcctcctgttttggtacagctgtcatgcatgtattgtcccccgaagaatatcccaggatacactttgtcagcacgataatttccattacatgtgaagccttatactaccttgggcagtccatccagatgtataaattaccaggagcaaacaaagtcatccaccatagtagatgcacctgctgtggcctgacttttacctgcgcaattttctactttggatataaaacattacaggaattattctatgatgatgaagactgggacgagatccgtgaaatcaccaccataatcatcgagtgggtgatgcttctactgatcctgataaacatcgtgacctattattccaccatgcagaggttaatgttaaccgtctccaggaacagctgcagactctctcttagagtaagaattgatgacttcggggtgtag